Proteins encoded in a region of the Melospiza georgiana isolate bMelGeo1 chromosome 2, bMelGeo1.pri, whole genome shotgun sequence genome:
- the LOC131080297 gene encoding olfactory receptor 51E2-like, protein MPFSNSSELSPSFLLAGPPGLEGAHSWLPAVLCAAYALAVLANGAVLLAVRAEPGLHAPMYLFLCMLAAIDLALASATVPRTLCLYWLGSRRIGFGACLTQMFLIHALSAAESTVLLAMAADRYVAICHPLRHAAVLDGCATARVGLLALARGVLFFLPLPLLLLPLPFCGPRRLSHSFCLHQDVMNLACANTTPSVVYGLTAILLVMGLDAVLICLSYLLILRAVLRLAAWRERLKVFGTCVAHICVVLAFYVPLIGLSVVHRFGKDLAPLVHIIMGNVYILVPAVLNPIIYGVRSKQIQRTILSLIRVTDRAPR, encoded by the coding sequence ATGCCCTTCTCCaacagctctgagctcagcccGTCCTTCCTGCTGgccggcccgccggggctggaGGGAGCGCACTCCTGGCTGCCCGCGGTGCTGTGCGCGGCCTACGCGCTGGCCGTGCTGGCCAACGGCGCCGTGCTGCTGGCCGTGCGCGCCGAGCCGGGCCTGCACGCGCCCATGTACCTCTTCCTGTGCATGCTGGCCGCCATCGACCTGGCGCTGGCCTCGGCCACCGTGCCGCGCACCCTCTGCCTCTACTGGCTGGGCAGCCGCCGCATCGGCTTCGGCGCCTGCCTCACGCAGATGTTCCTCATCCACGCGCTCTCGGCCGCCGAGTCCACCGTGCTGCTGGCCATGGCGGCCGACCGCTACGTGGCCATCTGCCACCCGCTGCGCCACGCCGCCGTGCTCGACGGCTGCGCCACGGCCAGGGtggggctgctggccctggcgcGCGGCGTGCTCTTCTTCCTGccgctgcccctgctgctgctgccgctgccctTCTGCGGGCCCCGCCGCCTGTCCCACTCCTTCTGCCTGCACCAGGACGTGATGAACCTGGCCTGCGCCAACACCACCCCCAGCGTGGTGTACGGGCTCACCGCCATCCTGCTGGTCATGGGGCTGGACGCCGTGCTCATCTGCCTCTCCTACCTGCTCATCCTCAGGGCCGTGCTGCGCCTGGCGGCCTGGAGGGAGCGGCTCAAGGTGTTCGGCACCTGCGTCGCCCACATCTGCGTGGTGCTGGCCTTCTACGTGCCCCTGATCGGGCTCTCCGTGGTGCACAGGTTCGGCAAGGACCTGGCGCCGCTGGTCCACATCATCATGGGCAACGTCTACATCCTGGTGCCCGCTGTGCTCAACCCCATCATCTACGGGGTGAGGAGCAAGCAGATCCAGAGGACGATCCTGAGCTTGATCCGTGTCACTGACAGAGCTCCCCGGTGA